The sequence below is a genomic window from Anaerobranca californiensis DSM 14826.
ATCAATTATTGTCCTAGCCTTTTCTTTAAGAATATCCATTTGATAAATTCCTTGAAATGCCAATTCCCTAGCTTCTTTTCTTGACACAACTGTTTCCTCCTCTAATCAATTTGCAAAAAAAAAGCCTAGAAAGACTTTAAAAATCTCTAGGTCCTAATAACTTCTTAACGGTTTGGATAAAGTCTTTATCATCATCTATTCTTTTACCAATAAAATATCCAATACCCACAGAAATTATTATAAATGTTGCCCGTAAAAAGCCAAAACTTATGTAAAAAATACTGATAAGCAAACCAATTATAGCCCCTACTACCTTACCCCTATTTTTATCTATTATTCTCTTTATGTCAGGCCACATCATATCATCTCCCTTTTAGCGTTAGCTAACTTTGGTTTTAAAGTCTGTGGCTACGTTTTCAATTAATACTTTTACTTCTGAGACATTTACCCCTGAAATTTTATATACATGGTCTTGGATAATACCTTGCATTTGTTCACTTAACTCTGGTATGTTTCTATCTCCGTAAAGAACTACTTTTACATAGATAAAAA
It includes:
- a CDS encoding DUF2273 domain-containing protein — encoded protein: MMWPDIKRIIDKNRGKVVGAIIGLLISIFYISFGFLRATFIIISVGIGYFIGKRIDDDKDFIQTVKKLLGPRDF